In a single window of the Gloeocapsa sp. DLM2.Bin57 genome:
- a CDS encoding copper-translocating P-type ATPase, with the protein MKKDNLKITGMSCAGCASRVETVITRIPGVESCYVNFALAEASLSYNPQQISLGKIQQIVTQAGYPAEMITPEIDTSQTTENLSLTRKVIFGGISSILLMIGALPMMFMIPLPQGLTWLSLHWVQFIITTPVMIWCGQPFFSGALKALKQRSANMNTLIALGTGSAYIYSVIATVFPQWFKSIGIHPEVYYEIAAVIITMILLGKLLENRAKGQTTAAITKLMGLQPKTARVLRQGEVEDIPIESVTVGDKVMVRPGEKIPVDGIIIEGNSTIDEAMITGESIPVEKRPSDEVIGATINKTGSFIFQATKVGKETVLAQIIALVKQAQGSKAPIQRLADRVISIFVPIVMAIALVTFILWLLITQNLSLALINTIAVLVIACPCALGLATPTSVMVGTGKAAELGILVKDAQSLEIAQKLNTIVFDKTGTLTAGNPRVINFSTSKGVDNSQTRELIELAAIVEKYSEHPLAEAIARYAQQQGVKLPFADAVDFLALPGKGVQAIAKGKLVQIGTKTWLEEIEITDNNLDALAREWQNAAQTVIWLAVNQEIQGIFGLGDSLKESAIPTIQKLKQKGLEIVMLTGDNQKTATAIASQLGIVKVFAQVKPFDKTRIISSLQQEGKIVAMVGDGINDAPALAQADLGIAIGTGTDVAIAAADLTLISPDLNSIITAIRLSQATVSNIRSNLFFAFIYNILGIPIAAGILYPLTGWLLNPILAGAAMAFSSVSVVTNALRLRRFR; encoded by the coding sequence ATGAAAAAAGATAATCTCAAAATAACAGGAATGAGTTGCGCGGGTTGTGCTAGTAGAGTAGAAACAGTAATTACCCGCATTCCTGGAGTAGAATCATGTTATGTTAACTTTGCTTTAGCTGAAGCTAGTCTAAGTTATAATCCCCAACAAATTAGTTTAGGGAAAATCCAACAAATAGTCACTCAAGCGGGATATCCCGCTGAGATGATTACTCCGGAAATAGATACTAGTCAAACCACAGAAAATCTTAGTTTAACTAGAAAAGTCATCTTCGGAGGAATCAGCAGTATCTTACTGATGATTGGAGCATTACCGATGATGTTTATGATACCCTTACCCCAAGGGTTGACTTGGTTATCTCTACACTGGGTACAATTTATTATTACTACTCCTGTGATGATTTGGTGTGGTCAACCCTTTTTCAGTGGCGCATTGAAAGCCCTAAAACAACGTAGTGCTAACATGAATACCTTAATAGCATTAGGTACAGGTTCAGCCTATATTTACTCAGTAATAGCCACAGTCTTTCCACAATGGTTTAAAAGTATCGGAATACATCCAGAAGTCTATTACGAAATAGCCGCGGTAATTATCACCATGATTTTACTAGGAAAATTATTAGAAAATCGTGCTAAAGGACAAACCACCGCAGCGATTACTAAATTAATGGGTTTACAACCTAAAACAGCTAGAGTACTTAGACAAGGAGAAGTAGAAGATATCCCCATAGAATCGGTAACAGTCGGGGATAAAGTGATGGTACGTCCAGGAGAAAAAATACCCGTAGATGGCATAATTATTGAGGGAAACTCCACTATTGATGAAGCAATGATTACGGGAGAAAGTATCCCAGTGGAAAAAAGACCCTCAGATGAAGTAATCGGGGCTACTATTAATAAAACAGGAAGTTTTATCTTTCAAGCTACTAAAGTAGGTAAAGAGACGGTTTTAGCCCAGATTATCGCTTTAGTTAAACAAGCACAAGGATCTAAAGCCCCAATACAAAGATTAGCCGATCGAGTTATTAGTATATTTGTACCCATAGTCATGGCGATCGCCCTGGTTACCTTCATCCTCTGGTTACTAATCACCCAAAATCTAAGCTTAGCCTTAATTAATACCATCGCTGTACTAGTTATAGCTTGTCCTTGCGCTTTAGGTTTAGCTACCCCAACCTCAGTGATGGTAGGAACAGGAAAAGCCGCGGAATTAGGTATCTTAGTTAAAGATGCTCAAAGCTTAGAAATAGCCCAAAAACTCAATACTATAGTATTTGATAAAACAGGAACTCTCACCGCAGGAAACCCTAGAGTAATTAACTTTAGTACTAGTAAAGGAGTCGATAATTCCCAAACAAGAGAACTTATCGAATTAGCAGCTATAGTAGAAAAATACTCAGAACACCCCTTAGCAGAAGCGATCGCCCGTTACGCACAACAACAGGGAGTCAAGTTACCCTTTGCAGACGCAGTAGATTTTTTAGCCTTACCAGGAAAAGGAGTACAAGCTATAGCCAAAGGTAAATTAGTGCAAATTGGCACAAAAACCTGGTTAGAAGAAATAGAAATCACCGATAATAATTTAGACGCTTTAGCTAGAGAATGGCAAAACGCAGCTCAGACGGTTATCTGGTTAGCAGTCAATCAAGAAATTCAAGGTATTTTTGGTTTAGGAGATAGTCTCAAAGAGAGTGCAATTCCTACTATCCAAAAACTCAAACAAAAGGGATTAGAGATAGTGATGCTGACAGGAGATAACCAAAAAACCGCCACAGCTATAGCTTCTCAACTAGGTATTGTCAAAGTTTTCGCCCAAGTCAAACCCTTCGACAAAACCAGGATTATCAGTAGTTTGCAACAAGAAGGTAAAATAGTGGCTATGGTAGGGGATGGTATTAACGATGCACCAGCTTTAGCTCAAGCTGACTTAGGGATAGCCATTGGTACAGGAACAGATGTAGCGATCGCAGCAGCTGATTTAACCCTTATTTCCCCTGATTTAAATAG
- a CDS encoding (2Fe-2S)-binding protein: MTKTPCCVSTAENFADSCCPINGEKGKLVQLITLKSLLQPSALEQVNPNTEYFFCLTPDCQVVYFNGKGQTFSIDQIKVPVFQKEQRFDVPVCYCFGWTRERIESEINQTGQTSAEISIRNHIKAKRCGCEVNNPQGSCCLANVRQVTKSLQQNEKQ; this comes from the coding sequence ATGACTAAAACTCCTTGCTGCGTTTCTACTGCTGAAAATTTTGCTGACTCATGTTGTCCCATAAACGGGGAAAAGGGTAAGCTAGTTCAATTGATTACCCTTAAAAGCTTACTTCAACCTTCTGCTTTAGAACAAGTGAATCCCAATACAGAATATTTTTTTTGTTTGACACCAGATTGTCAGGTAGTTTATTTTAATGGTAAAGGTCAGACATTTAGCATCGACCAAATCAAAGTACCTGTATTTCAAAAAGAGCAAAGGTTCGATGTTCCTGTCTGCTATTGCTTTGGTTGGACAAGAGAACGTATTGAGTCAGAAATTAATCAAACAGGTCAAACAAGTGCAGAAATATCTATTCGTAATCATATCAAAGCTAAACGATGTGGTTGTGAGGTAAATAATCCTCAAGGTAGCTGCTGTTTGGCAAATGTGCGTCAGGTTACTAAAAGTTTACAACAGAATGAAAAACAATAA